Proteins from a single region of Theobroma cacao cultivar B97-61/B2 chromosome 10, Criollo_cocoa_genome_V2, whole genome shotgun sequence:
- the LOC18586513 gene encoding glycine-rich RNA-binding protein RZ1C isoform X3 produces the protein MLERDTRRPRGFGFITFADRRSMDEAIREMHGREFGERIISVNKAQPKMGEDLDHGYRGYSSSGRGGYAGGDRPVGQDECFKCGRFGHWARDCPSAGGGGRGGSGGMFSSRSRYGGADDRGDRFRDRDRYVDDRYDGGRYGDRDRFDSRDDRYGSRDRYIGDRYPPSGDRFGDRYGGSDHFPQTGYGKERAFRDVASRSGDRYGSGGPARNDGRSYRNRGGPYDRPGRGGRPSSFDRY, from the exons ATGTTGGAAAGAGATACAAGACGTCCACGTGGATTTGGATTTATTACATTTGCAGATCGTCGGTCCATGGATGAAGCTATCAGGGAGATGCATGGACGAGAGTTTGGAGAACGCATAATCTCAGTGAACAAGGCTCAACCTAAAATGGGTGAAGATCTTGACCATGGCTATAGAGGTTACTCATCAAGTGGCAGGGGAGGCTATGCAGGTGGAGACAGGCCTGTAGGACAggatgaatgcttcaaatgtgGACGCTTTGGGCATTGGGCCCGAGATTGCCCCTCAGCTGGCGGTGGTGGCCGAGGTGGGAGTGGTGGCATGTTTTCTTCACGTTCAAGGTATGGAGGGGCTGATGACCGTGGTGATCGCTTCAGAGATCGTGATCGGTATGTTGATGACCGATATGATGGTGGACGCTATGGAGATAGGGACCGTTTTGACAGCAGAGATGATAGGTATGGAAGCCGCGATCGGTATATTGGTGACAG GTATCCCCCTAGTGGAGACCGATTTGGTGATCGTTATGGTGGTTCAGATCATTTTCCTCAAACTGGTTATGGCAAAGAGAGAGCCTTCCGTGATGTTGCTTCAAGAAGTGGTGATAGGTATGGAAGTGGAGGGCCAGCACGCAATGATGGAAGAAGCTACAGGAACAGGGGTGGTCCTTATGATCGTCCTGGCAGGGGAGGACGCCCTTCTTCCTTTGACCGCTATTAA